The following proteins come from a genomic window of Gossypium raimondii isolate GPD5lz chromosome 5, ASM2569854v1, whole genome shotgun sequence:
- the LOC105768524 gene encoding dirigent protein 4, with product MRGLSVLSWILIICVCQVAVRSQYYSDTVPYQPRPVVVTNLHFYMHEFTGTTAVVLTQANITSNNTSVTFATLVAVNDPLRTGPEPDSELIGNVQGISLLAGSNASSTQYIDFGFNTGKFNGSSLSVFSRGEAGLAVVGGRGQFAMATGTALFNPLLINATNVIIEFNVTVIHY from the coding sequence ATGAGAGGATTATCGGTGTTGAGTTGGATTCTGATCATCTGCGTCTGCCAAGTAGCAGTGCGGAGCCAATACTACTCGGACACCGTACCATATCAACCCAGGCCAGTTGTGGTCACCAATCTTCATTTCTATATGCACGAATTTACGGGCACTACAGCAGTCGTGCTAACCCAAGCTAACATCACAAGCAATAATACATCAGTGACATTTGCCACCCTAGTTGCCGTTAATGATCCCCTCAGGACTGGTCCTGAGCCTGACTCAGAGCTGATTGGAAATGTTCAGGGTATTTCCCTCCTAGCCGGATCAAATGCATCGAGCACGCAGTACATAGATTTTGGATTCAATACCGGTAAGTTTAACGGAAGCTCTCTAAGCGTATTTTCAAGGGGAGAAGCTGGGCTTGCGGTGGTCGGAGGAAGAGGCCAATTCGCGATGGCAACAGGGACTGCACTATTTAACCCTCTCCTTATAAATGCCACCAATGTCATCATTGAATTTAACGTTACTGTAATTCATTACTAA